A region of the Melospiza melodia melodia isolate bMelMel2 chromosome 14, bMelMel2.pri, whole genome shotgun sequence genome:
AAGCTATTATTGCTTACAGGGGCAAATTCTGTTCCAATACCAATTTTCACTGGGCTGAATGGTGGCTATGCAGCTGCTCTTTAGTTAATTCAGTTTCCCTCTGCTGTTCTAAGAATTTTTCTCACACTGTGGTGGATGTGCATAGATTTGAGTGTTAATATTTGCTTGGGGTACCCTAAATAACAATGTTGGTGGCACAAGAGAACTGTCATTGCTTACAGCTAAATCATAAACCAGAGGAAAAGCTGTTCTGGCCTGTCTCTGGCTGCCCAGGAAGAGACTAGAATGCTGAAATCCTGCATTTAATTTAGAATAGTACCCAAAGAACTTACACTGGAAGAATGAAGGGTCTCATAATGCATATAATCCTACTAAATAAATAGTTCAAGGAATAGTTTAAATAAAGAGTTTAGGAGAGTAAATAGGGTGGAAAATGTCTGGACATCTGAAGCAACAGCCTCAAGGTGCTGTGAAGGTCAGCCTTGCTTTGCCAGCACACATCAGCTCTCAGGTTCAGACGTTCTGGAGAAATTGTATGATGTCATTGTCTGTCAAATTAACAACCCCAAAGAAAACACTCTGAAGGGCACTTTGAGAGCTTTGAAGTTTTGCAGTGGACCTGAAAAAACATGTTCTCTGATTGTGAAAAGGGAGTTTATTCTAACCCCCTGTGAAGTGTGGGCTGAATGAAAGCTGCCTTACCATTTCACCTTCAGCATCTGCTCAAACCTCTCAGGCAGTGGATTGCCAAAGCTCTCTGGGAGAAACAGGGTCAGGATCCCAATCAGCACAGTCAGGCTCCCCATCAGGATGTAGGGTAGGAATCTGTCATAGGCACCTGGCAGAATACACAACATTCCAACAGTACTCAATGTCCACAACTGACAAACCCACATGTAAAATTTATATTCCAGACATTGCTGTAATGCAGAATTAATTGGAATAATTAGCTGAAAGATTCATCAATATCAAAGGTGAATCCAAAGCTGAATTACATCTATTACCTGCCAGCAAAGGGACTTTTCAATTTTAAAGCTTCAGAACGTGCTCTTGGATGGCCACAGCTACCATAATTTTATGCCAACCCCCACACTTGTGTAGCAGCCAAAAGtttaggtaatttttttttttgattggctttttatatttttatattttcaactgctttttaaaaatatattttcaactGGAATAATCAACATCTTTGCAAGGCAATAGCTCTGCTGGAGCCTTCAGTACCACACTGTCATCAAGAACCAAATCCTCTGTTAAATAATACAACATGAGGGAATAAAATTGCTTGTAAGCAGTGAAGCACTAATCACTGCCTGAGATCATACACCCTGCTGGGCTGATGCAAAAGAAGGGAAGGGACCAAGTCAGCTGAACAGGTCAGTTCCAGACTAAGAGCTCATTATTGGGGAACTGCTTTAAAGCCTTCCTTGCTGCAAAGGGAGAGAACATCAGGCTTTCCAAGACACACATGAGGCTCTGACCTTAGTCTACTCAGAAAATTATTTTGGACATGAAtgcagcagcctctgccagcagccTCAAGCTGGCACACAACTGTTTAGGCAGGATGCAAGATCCTCAAGTCACAACAGCACAGCAATGAAAAGGTCTGAAAAGAAAAGGGATTAGCTAGGAGTTAAAGTATTGAAGATAGAGAAAGTGCCAAACTGGACTTGAAAGCTTTATTTTATAGCTAGGATAGAGCAATATGCTTTATAATGTATGGAATAAACCCAGAGAGGACCTCTGGGTATGTCTCACAGAGCTGAAGTTTGTGATCTGATCTCCTCTGTGTTTTTCAGCTGGATGAATGGCAAGGTCCTAATTTAGCTGTAGCAAATAGCAGCAGCTGACAAGTTTCTCCTCAAACCTCTTAAAGTTTAAGAAACTATTTTGATGCCTGgaacaatatttttttaaagattgaGCCCATGGATACCTGGGAGAAAAAGACTCacaaatccacaaaaaaaaagaaaaaaaacccaaacaaacaaaaacaaaaaccaacaaaaaaacccagtaaaaatgATATTTTGTCTACATTTCTCTCTTAGTGCTGCAATGGAGACTGAAGACCTTAAGGAGAATCACAGTCGTGCTGACCCTTTCACTTCACATTTGCACTGTACAAGCATGAAACCAAGACAAGGCATTTTCATCATTTTTGGTACAGTGTGTTCCAGTTACACTGGAATGCAGAGGTGAATCAACACTGATTAGTTACAGATAGTAATCTCCTCTCCACTTTCCTGCCACAGAGAATCAGCAGGAACCCCTCAGCAGTACACCAGCAATGTTGTGTCAAAGCCAGAAAAGTCAAGCTCATGTTGTATCAAAGATCTCAGCAGGAAGCATCACTCATTAGGGGCAGAGAGAGTTTGACATGGGTCCAGTAATGGAAGAAGGAAATAAATCATGTGTGAATGAAAGAAAGAGGAGATTGAGCACCCCAGACTGAACAGAAGGTATTCACTTTCACCCTTAGTCCCCTAACCTCTATCACTCTTTCCTGTCTGCAACATGAGTAACATGTATTTTATGTattaaacaaaaaaccaaaccaaacaaaaaaatatttgtcAGTTAATATATGAGCAGCACTCAGAATGTGATGGCATTGAGTGTCAAAAAAAGCCTATGAGGAAATTAATAATTCTGCTTACAGAAATATTGAGCAATAGGAAAAAGCAAAATGAATGAATGCTGAGATGGCTGGCTTAGAAacttaaaaaaatttttaaaaacccactTCAAGTAAACACACTTTCATGCCACTTAACCTGTATTTTTTCCATGTATTACTTTAGAGAGCACAAATCCTGGGAATGTTTGGATTACCACCTGCCAACATACCCATCTCAGGATGCACAGGGACAGTGCCGTGGAATGAATTTCCTACTGCAACGTTTCCTTACTTGCAAGACCACTTCTTGTCACACTCTCCTGGGAAACTATGTGGCATGCCGAGATGTGATTATCATTTCAGCCACTCTGCTTGCACAGTTTATAAACTTCATCATTGCATTGGAGCTTCAGGGATACACGAATGGTCCCTAAAGGAATGAAGTGCCTGATCCTTCTGTGAGGCCCAGGGACCTCCGCTTAATTTCTACCATGTGTGAACTCACACCCAAGCTGAGAGAAAGAACTGGAAAGCCAACAAGTGAAGGCACTTCAAGCTGAGCCTGCACTGCAGAAGCCCAGACAACTTCTCTGTTGTGGCAGTTGTGTGGtgcaaggcaggaagaaggagATCTCACCCAGGTAAACGAAGTAAGGAGCGATgatgctgcccagcctggaggccgTGGAGGTGGCTCCCACTGCCATGTTCCGCACCAGCGTGGGGTACAGCTCCACATTGTAGACATAAAGCATTGAAAACGCAGCTGTGATGCCAAACTTCCCAAGCATCACCAGTCCAATAGACAGGACATTAAGTTctggaggagaaaaaataaaatcaaggtGAGTAAACAACACCCTGTGCTTATTACCTGTATTACTTCTACATCTAAAAAACTGTATTACTGTGTTTTTCCAAAAAGTCACAAATTGGGCGCTTTAGGTTATTTTAAATATACCAAGTATTAATCCCATTCCTAGATGACTCCAAACTCCCCACTAAGCATAATGTAGATGCTCAggttattttgtatttttcagattttgGTTGTCTTCAAGTAAAACAGCATTCTTGAAATGGAACAAAACTCTGGATTACACAGCAATAAACTACAAGCTTGAACCCACCCCTTTTTCACAAAATCCTGTGGAGATTTACACACAGGGAAATCCGGATGCAGATTTTTGTAGCCTGGAAGCACAACCAGATAAATCACAGTACActttcagctttcattttagAACTTGGTTCCCCCTGAACTATATAAAGCTCAGTAATTTGACACAATAAATGAGAGTTGAGTGTGACTCAGCATATACAAATACAAAATAAACAACCTAAGGCTGCAAGGGATCAGCATAAACTTGACCTCGAATTCTAAATTTGATCCTGGTTTCCAGTAATTTTGCAGTACTGTTACACAGTACCATAACATATTTTGAATGTTTCATATACTTAAATCACATGTTATTTTGTACCTGCAGGAACCAGCTGAATGAAGAGGACAACACTTCCCCCTAAAAACAAGGTGCCAGATAAGGAGTAGCGCCGTGGGAGGGAGCGGAGGAGAAGCCAGGCGATCACATACGCTGGAACTTCAATAACAGCGGAGAGGAAACAGTTGACATAGGCATTCCCATGCCAGTCTGGAGTGCTGAGGGACAGGCCAAAGTAACCAATTGATGTGAAAAACCTGAGAAAAGCAATAAAAACAAATTATTCCAGAAACAGCAGTCTCTGAATGCCTCCAGTGTTGCCTCAGATGTCGTTACAAAAATAGGATACCGCAAAGCACCGCCACAGGCATTGTGGCTTAAAAAAGTCTCAGTGGCAACCCCCTCTTTCTAACTCTGTCATCCCATTCAGTGATCATATCCACAGCAGCTTGAAGACATCTCAGATTTCTCTGTCCTTCCTGCATACACTACACCAAGTAAAAAGCTTTGTGGAAGTTGTTCACAGAGGCTTTTCACTGCAATGGACTCAACAACGCAATGACACGCTTGCAAGCTTCCCAAGCCAACTACATTCCTACTTGCAGCTAGTGTCAGGATCTCCCACCCTCAGCAGTTCTGTTATATCTTATTTAATCTTCACAGAGAGctggatgttcatgtttcagaTCTCAGGAGTGCCTTACCAAATGTGCTAGccaattcctttctgctggagtGAATATGGACAGAAAGAGTTCTGGTTTGTCTATACAGCATTATTAGGTCCTCATTTCTCatggctgcccaggcagggaccaGGATCTCACTGAGATGGGCACAATACAGAACAGAACAAAAATGCTGGCCATGGGTCTGGCTCTTGTTATGTTACTGAGTTGCTGCCTTTGCTTCAAGAAAAATATTTATCTTCAAATAGAGATTACAGAGATCgggagcatttaaaaaaaaaccaaaacaagcaaTGTACGTAAAAATACAAAAGTTGTTACATATAGTTTTCTAACTATTTTACATCTGAGTCAAGGCTACTGTCTCCATATTCTGGTGTATTAATGCAGTGTGGTTGTGAAGACACTGAGGGCCATGTACCAGCTCCAGACCACTGGAGCTCGACTCTGAGGCTCAGACTTATTATCTAAACCCGTGGCACATGCCCTCAAATCAGGAACTGTTCTATTGCCTGGGTACTTTAGGAATACACATTTCCTTACCACAAAAGTAATGACATAATAGTAATAGTTGCAATGTTTCGGGTTCGAAATAGGTCCAGAAGGAtagccttctgctgctgctggggcttcgAATCCTGCAtctgaaggaaaaaggaaaacaaaaccaaaaaaattcccaCACACCTAAGAGCATAACAACCTCTGCTACCCACAGTCCAGGCAGTTACGGAGTTATGGCTATCAGGGGATAAGTGGTCAGCCCAAAGGCCACTTCTGCACCAGGGAGCACAGTCCTTAGTGGAGCTTGTCCTTGCACCCAGCTGTACTCATGGGAGTTTCCACTGCACCATGAAGATTAATTAGAAAGCCGAATCAGCTGAGCAGGCAGATGAGTTAACGTTTCCTTAAGGATCTCACGTGGTACTTCCAGAAGTAACCTCAGTACCAGAGGCATTGTTCTGTCCATTCTCTGCACTGTCCATTCAACTCTCTCAAACCTTCATAAGTGATGGGAAATTAATGTAGGAAATCAGCCAGTTTTTGCTGCCTGCCAGCACCCTGGCAGGGAGAGAAACAGATGAGAAAGGTTGGTGAGGTGGCCAGGGCACATCACAGCAGCATCCACCACCTCAGACTGGAGATAGAGGATCTAGTTTGAGGCTTGAAGCAGGAATCTTCTGGATGGCATTAGGGTGCCATTCTGCCTGCACACTTTGCCCTTGCTAGGGCGAGGCCAGAACCTGGGGCCAGGCTTCCCCCAGGCCCAAAGAACAAACCACCCTGCTTCTCCCTACAGGACTATCCAGGAGATACCCTTTCCTAGGAATAGATGATGGTTTCCCAGGAGTGTCTTTCTATTAATGTTTGAAAAATACTTCCAACATGAGACTTAGCATGCAGACATCTTCTTCAGGCTTTTTCTGACAGACACTTTGGCACACAAAATTTCCATTAAGCAGATGAGTGTCTCCTTGGTTTATAAAAGTATGCAGGAATGATAACATGCTTCAATCCAAAAAAGTCATCCCCAGTTTGAAAGACATCTGAGGCCTGGCTGTGAAGTAAGAGAAGTGCTTTTCCATGGCTGGTGTAGAATGAGCTTCACATAATGGGAACACACGCTTCAATTTACACGAAAACTTCCACTTGGGAAAGAAATCCTCAGCCAAAATATAAGTGTGACAGTCAAGTGATGGATCCTGCCCAGGGGAGGGGTAACTCGCAGCATCTTTGTCCTGTAGCCATTGCAGAGGAGCACACGGTGCTTTGCTTCCTGCTCTCTCTGCCACAAAAGGAAGGTGGCAGTATAAGGCAGCAGAGGAAGATCTGACCTACAGACACAGGGTCATTGCTGACGCAGGGCTGGAGGAGTCTTTGCACCAGAAAAACCTCTGTGAGGAGCtccagtgagggcagagccagcagaggGAGAGATGAGCACAGGAACCAACCATCCCACTGTGGCTgcgctgctccctgctgctgggctgccagCTTTCACCAGACTTTCTTCTTTTAACCAATAGatatgaaataaagaaaaaacagtTTTGAAGAAGAGCTTGATTTTCTTCCCTGTCTTCACTCACATCATGGTTTTCAAGTCCCCTTGTAGCACTCAGGTGCTTTGGCTGGTTTGGGCAACCTGAGGAGCCCCTCAGGCTCCACACAGACCCAGCTCATGTGGGTGCTGGTTTAGGGTCATGCACTCAGACCCCTGCAAAGGGCTCTTGCTAAACTGCAAACTGCTAAAAAAGCACCAAACTGAAATGGGCACAACACATTCTCCTTGGGTTTTTGCAGTGCCCAAAGGACGAAGCAATCTGGGTCACCCTTGCTTTGAAAACCACAATAAACAACTGCTGAGGAAGAGAGTTTTACTGtgaaaagcaaacaaataaaacctCCCTCTGGGTTCTCACTTTGATCTCTTTGATCACTTTGCTAACCCAGCACTTACCACAGgccagcagccactgccagcccaagAGCTCTGCTGGCATTTCCCAACAAGTCAACCAGCCAAACAGGGAAGTGCCAGCGAGGTAAAGCACCAGGATGTGTGGAACATACCTCTGCAGTGTCAAaaagcacagctggggctggaatGCCATTCATTTTTGCAGCCTTTTGGATAATAGCTTCTGCCTCCTTATATCTTCCCTGGGAGATCAGCCACCGAGGAGACTCAGGAATGATCCTGTAATAAGTTTCAGAAGAAATGATTCAATGTTTCCCCACAAGTAACAAGTTATAAATAACATATTTATAGGAGTTACACTCAGATCTCACAGATTGCTTGCAGCAGGAGACAGCCAGCACAGAAGCGTGTGGGCAGTGTAATTCAAATACATGGGACCTATTGCCATGCTAAAGTAGATGCTTTGTCCTCaatggtttttttaaagaaataattgaTGTCCACCAGGTGTCACCAGATAGACAAAAAGGATGGGAGCAGCTTAGCCAGTGTGAATAAAAAATATTCTTAGGAAACTGCACACGATGTGGAAATGCTTTAAATATGCACAGTGTGTATTTAAAGGTTCTTATATACAAACCTCACCATGTTGCCACAGCTCTGAGGCAGATTctcccaggcacagggcaggggcagtGTCCCCTTGCAGAGTTGATGACATTCTCTAATCAATTACAGGCACACGTTGAATGAATTAACACCAAGCACAGGACAGAAAACTTTAACTTTCCTTAACTAAGTCCTTTGGTATTAACAGATGCTATCTTGCTCCCTTTAGCCAGCAgcactttttcctctccttggaAAAAAGCAGGTCAGGCACTCCTTTTCTGATGAGCCCCAAAGACTGACTCAAAGccaggtcaataattaaaaacaTCAGATGATTTATATCTGATCAATAATCATTAATGGGACTTTCTGTAAGATGAGCTGCTCCACTGCTTTACTTACTGGGAAAGCTGAGGATCTTGAGACTGCAGAGATAATTCAGGGAACCTTTTGGAGAATTTGGAAGGGAAATGAGTGAAGGAGCAAGAACTATACAGAGCAGAGGGACTTGTAAATCACACAGCCTGTGGAAGCAGTGGGTCCACATGCCAAAATGCCAGCTAACACCAACCTGCCTTGGCAGAGCTTTGCCAGGGCACCTTGATCCTCATCTACCCCCACACAGGCCCCAAAGTGCCATCAGAGGAAGTTTTTTGGCACTTTTAAGTGTAAGCTTTTAAAAGGCCTGGGAATTCCTAGCCCATAGATTTCAAAGCAGGACTCTGAAGCTATGCCTTGGGGACAATTTTCCTGTGCCTCACAGTGCCTGTTTTACAGCAGACATCTGAGAGGCTCCCACCCAGAACCAGCCTCCCCAGAGAACAGCTGCTTGGCACAGAGGGAAATGCTGCTGTGATGAAGGAATTTGAAACACTTCAAGTGAAATAAGCAAACTGACCCTTAAACAGAATCAGACTGTCTTTAAAATCCAATGACAGCAGAGGTGGAGCTGAAAACCATTTTAAAGGTTTGGTTTGAAGACtgaggtttaaaaaaaaccccaactaacCAACAAACCATCAGCAGATACTTCTAACAAGACTGGGACATGCAGGAGGTGTTTTAGACTATAGAAGTGTGGGTGTAAATCACTCAATTGTTATAAAGGTCCTAATTGCTCACTTACAGATATAACTTTTTCAAgatagcaaaaagaaaggagttcCCTGAATAATATGAAAGGACTCTTCCTGTTGTGAATTATTCTTAACTTAAGAGTGTGAGTGATGTGTTGCTTTTCCTTTCCTATTTTTAAACACCTGTCCCTTTAGAAAGGCAGCAAACAAACACCGCAATCTGCCTTCCTTCCGTGCTTGTCCAGCCAAAAAGAGCAAGGCTTCGAGTACACAGCACCAACGGGGTTCTCTAGGTAGTTACTCGACTTAAAATTGGCAAGAAACCTCAAACAAAAAATATCCCCTCGAGGCAGAGCCTTGTGAAGAGAAGAGCGCCCCTcctccctgagcagcacagcgggcaccgggcgggcggggagcgggagCGTGGCCCCGGCACGGACTCACCACCAGAGCGGGATGCAGAACAGCCCCGGGACAGTGagcgccagcagcagcatccGCCAGTCTCTGATGAAGTAAGCAAACAGTGGCAGCAACATGTAGCCAATTGCAAAAAATATGCAAACTCCTAATGTAGAGAAGAGAATACGAACTGATTTGCCAAGAATTTCTGTGCCTGTTTAAAACAAGGGAGGTTGGATTAGCATTTTAACTCTTTGGTTTCAAGCATGACTTAATACTTTATTGCATTTACAaacaacaagaacaacaaaaaaataagctAAACAATCTTAGAaaagagcagcacagcacagacatGCCTATACAGAAATGCTGCTGGAAGTATTGGGAACCTTCAGATAAAGAAGCTACTTCTGTTTGCTTTGATTAATGCATTGGCAGATACAGATAAGGACAGGCATGGGGGATGGCTGGCAGACTTCCAGGAGCCTTCCCCACACACTCATCCTGCTCCTCCACTTAACCCATCTGAATTTAAGATTAATTCACTGCTGGGCACTTCTGAAAGAGCAAAGGTCTGAGCACAGCAGACTGGCATGGGATGGAAGGATGTGAATTTACAGTCAGGTGAGGTGGAAACAAATTTCCCACCTATTTTTGGGAACAGAAGGAAGGTTGGAATGTTGGATGGGCACATCAGGGGCTAAAGGACAGAACCAGGGAAGATGCCATCCTCTAGTAATGTTACTGTTCCAGTAGCCAAGCAGCAGTCAGGGAAAGCATCCTACAGCCATTGCACCATGCAGCAACCTAATATCGAGTCATGATAACTCAGACAGTTCTAAGCCTTCCACAGCACCTCAATTCTTTTATTATAAAACACCCAGCCACTCCTTAGCAGAATGCAGTGAAGCCATCAAGTCCACCTCACTTCTCCTTGAGCTCTCAGGCCCTGGTGTGCAGAGCTCTCCTTCACATCAGGAGCGCTGCAAGGGCCATGACTGCCACAGTTTGATCTGGACTTAATTAAAACACAAATGACACTGAGTGAACTGAGGGTCACAAAGTGTGGAGAGTGTACTTGGGCTGTGTATCATGACAAGAATTCCAACACTTATTATtgcagagaaaatggaaaaaaatacccaAGACTGGAAAACCCTCCTATTTGATAGCTAAATGAATTCTCATTTCAGAAACCTGGAGTAACTGAATAAAGTCACAGTAAAAAAACATGAAAATAAGAATTTGCTGGGCCAAAATGAATGTGTGGGGATAAATTATACCATCTTCCTCTTGACTTGCTATTGTTTAGAGAGACTTTCTTGGGAGAGGTCTGATACTTGAAACACTGTTTTAAGCCTGTTAAATGTTACATTACAATTTGTGTCAATTCAAAGACAGTACAAGATGATGtctctcctgcctttcctctTCCCTCATTCTCCTAGCCATGCAGTAACAGTTCTTGGACAATACCAACATGCTTTCACAAACCTCTGCAGTGTTTTACAGCCCCAGAACCTGAACACAACAGTTTTGAGCACAGAGAACAACTGAGACTAAATCTATGAGAGAAATTGCACAGCATGGTTGAAAACACCCTAACATTGACTACAGAAGTTCACCAGCAGCTCAGGGGGAGCTATTTCCACAAAGGTGGGCAACAGTGCAAAGAGCTGCATGAGCCTGGGTGGCTAGGGATGCTGAAACAGGGTCTGAGCTGCACATGGGGAGGCAACAGAGGTTTGGATGCCGAGAGTTTGAGTGACAAGAGAAACTGTGCTGAACTTGGGAAAAAACCCACTGCACTCAGGGATGgagggtgccagggctgcagcacagccagggtcAATGGGGCCTTTGTAGGTGCTGGTGTCactgctgccctgccaggcacagctcagccctgcctgaaACAAGGGGAGCATCTCCAGCACATCCTGTAATCAGGATGGGCTTTCTAAAGgaggtacttttttttttaatgggtatAATCTCCTATTCAGTACCTCTATCATGTGCAGCTTCCTGGAAGCTCCTGGGTctgccttgccacaggcagaAGTCACAGTGCTTATGGGAACAGCTGGCTGTGGAGTGTAGGGTGGGAAGGACCACCCTCTGTAAGTACCTCCCTCCTTACCCATGACAGAGGGCTGATGGCTCACTTAAACGAAGGAGCTAAAGTCTAAGTTAGTTTAGATTAACCCTGCCCTTAGAACCAGCCTCAAGGCTGCTGGGGAGTGGCAGCACTGCTGCCAAGTGCCCCAGGAATCTGCCTCTGCTCCCTGGCAGCCACAGCTGAATGTGCCCCTCTGCTCCCTGGGAACCACAGCTGAATGTGCCCCTCTGCTccctggcagccacagctgctgtggcaaCTCTACCGAGGAGGGATGGCAGAAGAGACAGCCCAGTGGGGATGGGCCAGCAAATGACAGCTAACCCATTAAACAAGCCTAATGGCACCAGGGAAAGCCAGTCCCCTCTCTCAACAGAAGGAACATTTGCCCACTGGGGTGTTCCTGGCCCTCCCTTCCAGCTTTGTTTCTGCTGAGCACTGAGACAGCATCCCAATCCACGTCCAGCTGTGTCCCACACTCCCAGCGGAGCTGGCAGATAAATTCCTGCCTGATCAGAACCTGCACCTCTGTGCTACACAACACCCATGTGTTTCCACAAGGATTTTCAGCTTTACCCAGTGCTGTACCTCCCAGCCTTCCCATGGCAGGCATTTGCTCCTGCTCCATCAGCTCCACACAAGGATTAAACTACCaggacagtgggagcagtggcaatTGTGACAGCAGTGGCAGGAACAGTTACAATGGTGATGGTAACAAGGGATCTCCCTGCTGACAGCCTGACCTTAACCCTCCTCCCTGTGCCACAGGCAGCAGTGACTCCTGGCTGCTTGGGGACACAGTGTTGTATCCTGTTCATAGCACTGACTTCACTTTATGCTCTTCTCAACTGTTTTTTCCCCCATTAAACCTCATGGGGTAGGAAAGACCAGCATTAACTAGTTATGTACAATTTTAATCTAGCTCACATTACAATCTACAAATTGTAATGTTGATACCAGGGGTTTAAAACCAgccataaatatatatttatacaaaCTTTAAAGACAGCAAATCTCAGTTTCCCCGCTGAGACCTGCATCACTCATCCCCATAATCTGCCCATGCTGTTGCCTTTCCTGAAACCCCCGTGTCCAGTGGGAGCCTCTGTGGGGTCCCCTTCCCATGGGGTCCCTTGTTCCCTGCAGGGTCCCCAGGCCATGCAGCTGCTGGGTCTTTATTCCTACACTCTCCAtagtaaagaaagcaaaaaatcttCCAAAACTTAGGTCTTTATCACTGATCTCAACATTGAGATCAATGACTTTATGGCTAATGGGGCTTTGGCAGCAGCCAGCTCCTCTGCTCTTGTCCCCCTGACACTCATGGTACCTGGAAATTGCTGGTTTGCTCCAAGGCTCTGCACTCAGGTATGCACTGACCTCTCTGCAAAGGgtgcagagggaggcagggatgaaCCCAAATGCCTTCTGTATCTCAGACCTGCTGCTGCTAAACCCTGGACACTGCCTCGAATGTCTTCTCCAAAGAGGAATGAAATGGATGCTTATTTAGATTCTTCCTGCTCTCTTCTTTTTCTCTAAACCTACAGAAAATATAGGCTTGAAGAATCACAGAGCAAAAAACTAATCGTTCTGGCCTAAAGTAGGAATTTTACCAGTGCAGATTTACCATTATCTAATTAAATAATCCAGGTTCATAGGGAAAAAAAGTAACAGTACATTAAGCAAACATTGAATCTAATGCAAATATATTCATACCCAAAATGAAGGCCACCACGTAGTTAGAGATCTGTCCCATCCCCACAATGAGAAAGAGCACTGTGAACATCTCCCAGCTGGTGGAAAAGATCTGCAGGAAGCTGAAGCCAGTCTGCACAGCCATTGTCAAAAAAAGGATATTCTTCCTTCCAAACCTTTGGTAAAGAAAAAGATTATTAGTGAAACAGCTTGGATTTATGGTGGGGGCTATGCAAGAGGGCACATGGGAGAGCAAACATCCAATCTCAAGTTTGGCATCTTAGCACAAGCTGAAGTTCTGTTCATCTTAAagaattttattattttcatataCACTAAAGAATATTAAAATTTCCAAGACCCACAAGACAAACAGAGAAGAAAAGCTATGAGCAGAAACTTCAGAAAGCCACGAGACAGAGATTAAGGAGACCAGGCAACAGTACAATAGGGAGCCCATGCAAACTGCAAGCCACACACCTGAAAGTGAGGAAATGATGGATTTTAGGCTACTGGCACCTATACTTTGCAACACCATTATGCTTTGAGTGTGCTAGATAGCTTTgtcagct
Encoded here:
- the LOC134424688 gene encoding solute carrier family 22 member 4-like isoform X1, coding for MRDYDAATAFLGEWGRFQRLVFFLLSASIIPNGFNGMSVVFLAGTPEHRCVVPRGANLSGEWRNASIPLELRDGQEVPSRCRRYRLAALANFSALGLRPGSDVELEALEQEPCLDGWEYSRDVYRSTIITEWNLVCEDDWKAPLTTSLFFVGVLIGSFISGQLSDRFGRKNILFLTMAVQTGFSFLQIFSTSWEMFTVLFLIVGMGQISNYVVAFILGTEILGKSVRILFSTLGVCIFFAIGYMLLPLFAYFIRDWRMLLLALTVPGLFCIPLWWIIPESPRWLISQGRYKEAEAIIQKAAKMNGIPAPAVLFDTAEMQDSKPQQQQKAILLDLFRTRNIATITIMSLLLWFFTSIGYFGLSLSTPDWHGNAYVNCFLSAVIEVPAYVIAWLLLRSLPRRYSLSGTLFLGGSVVLFIQLVPAELNVLSIGLVMLGKFGITAAFSMLYVYNVELYPTLVRNMAVGATSTASRLGSIIAPYFVYLGAYDRFLPYILMGSLTVLIGILTLFLPESFGNPLPERFEQMLKVKCFRNEQQTTGIRSSKESPKSLITPL
- the LOC134424688 gene encoding solute carrier family 22 member 4-like isoform X2 yields the protein MRDYDAATAFLGEWGRFQRLVFFLLSASIIPNGFNGMSVVFLAGTPEHRCVVPRGANLSGEWRNASIPLELRDGQEVPSRCRRYRLAALANFSALGLRPGSDVELEALEQEPCLDGWEYSRDVYRSTIITEWNLVCEDDWKAPLTTSLFFVGVLIGSFISGQLSDRFGRKNILFLTMAVQTGFSFLQIFSTSWEMFTVLFLIVGMGQISNYVVAFILGVCIFFAIGYMLLPLFAYFIRDWRMLLLALTVPGLFCIPLWWIIPESPRWLISQGRYKEAEAIIQKAAKMNGIPAPAVLFDTAEMQDSKPQQQQKAILLDLFRTRNIATITIMSLLLWFFTSIGYFGLSLSTPDWHGNAYVNCFLSAVIEVPAYVIAWLLLRSLPRRYSLSGTLFLGGSVVLFIQLVPAELNVLSIGLVMLGKFGITAAFSMLYVYNVELYPTLVRNMAVGATSTASRLGSIIAPYFVYLGAYDRFLPYILMGSLTVLIGILTLFLPESFGNPLPERFEQMLKVKCFRNEQQTTGIRSSKESPKSLITPL